The nucleotide window CTGCCGGAAGGTGTCGATTTCTGGGACTTCCACTGCCGCGTCGGCGCGGAAGCGGCCAATACCAAGGCCATCCACGTGGACGACATCCCGCATGAGATCGACGAGGCAGCGAAGGCCGAGCAGCCCGGCATCTACATCGAAATCCTAGCCGCCCCCGGCACCCGGACGAAGAAACCCGGCTGAGGATTGGAGGCTCTGGATTTTTTAGCCGCAAAAAGGCGCAAAAGACGCAAGGGGAAGAGCTATCTTTATACTTGGCTCCTCCTTCATAGGGCGTCTGACACGCTGATGCTCAACCCCGTTCCCCTAAAGGAGAAACTACATACCTCGCGCAAACGCCTC belongs to Luteolibacter ambystomatis and includes:
- a CDS encoding DUF6172 family protein — translated: MKKTFPLQVEGLKPPRVVEAIKHDIRKYVKRERRKALPEGVDFWDFHCRVGAEAANTKAIHVDDIPHEIDEAAKAEQPGIYIEILAAPGTRTKKPG